TTTCATCTATAGATTTACATTTTTTCTTTTCTAATTCCGTTAACCTTTTTAAATCACTTTTTATGCTGATATATTTATCTTTATATACTTTTTTAGCCTTATATACTGGTAATAAGTACGCTGTACTAGCTACTAAGGCTTTTAATGATTTTTCATCTTTCCAATCATCTAATAACTTAAAATAAAAAAGGATTACACTAATATTAGCAGCATATTCAATATACTTATTAGGTTGTACTATCGGTTTCTTTTTAAAAGGAGCAGCAATACAATTTTCAGGTCTGATAGTTTCTTTTCTTTCATCCAATGATGACAATAGTAATCCAAGAAAAGTAATATCGTAATTAAGTCCAAATCTGACTAATTGATTAAACTCTTTACCTAATGCTTTACAAAGTCCACAATAATATCCTTTAAAAAGATTATATTCTTTTACTTTTAATTCTGCTTTATGAGGTGTTACGTATCCAAACACTACCTTCACTCATTTCTTTTATTTTATAAGACAAGCTATATTTGTCTAATTATTATTGTAAAGTAAAATTAAACAAATGGCAATAAGCATATAATTAGCGGAGGTTTTACCCTCCGCTTTCTTATGAAGCTCTATATATATTCATTTTTTTACCAAATAACTTTTTAAAATCTTTCTCAAATTTCATAACTGATACTATTTCTAACTCTGGGTCATATGTTGAATTAAGCTTTATATTAACTGCTTTTTTATCTATACTACAATCTATATTTTTTATATTTCCATATTCACTTCTATCAAGCTTTTCTGCCATCTTAATAAAAATACTCAGTTTTTTTATTAGATTATAATCTTCTTTATCTATAAGCATCTTATAATTTCTCCAGCTTTCTTTAAAGGATTTATCTCTATGCATCGCTACTAAATAAGCACATATTACTAATTCTCTATTTTCAAGTCCATAAGGCCTTGAGTTTAATGTTAAATAAAATCCATGCTTATGATGATTATAATAATCTACAAACATTCCTATGTCATGTAGAAGTGCACCTACTGCCAATAATTTTCTTTCATTTTCTCCTAATGCATGTAATTCTTTTGTTTGGTCAAATAACGATAATGCAAGTTTTTGAACATGATAACTGTGTTTTAAATTAGTATCATATCTTTTTAATATGTTTTCTACACTGTTTATTAAAACATCATCTACTATTTTATATTCTCTGTCTTTTAAATAGTTTTCAAAGAATATTCCTTCCCTTAATCCATTACCACTTATTATTAAATTTTCGCTTTCTAGATACTCTATTAAACATTTTACGGGAGCAATACCTCCAGCTATAATATCTGCTCTATCTTTGCTTACACCAGGTATTTTTTTTCTATCCTTTAATTTAGTGCTAGTAACTTTTTTGTATACTTCAGATACTTCTTCAATGTTCATTTTATAATTATGTAGACTCACAAGAGGAAATTTAATTTTTTTCTTGTCTACCTTGGCAATTGTTCTAATAGTACCTCCAACTCCAATTATAGGTAAGCCCTTAGCCTTTTTTAACCATTTAATATTATTAAACTCCTCTAATATATAGTTCTCTAAATTCTTAATCATATCTTTAGTAATAATATCTTTATCTAAGAAATCCTCTGTTAATATAACTGCTCCAAAGGGTAAGCTAATAACCTCTTTTATCAATCTATTTTCTATCCACGCAATTTCTGTACTAGCTCCGCCAACATCAATCATGATACAGTCTTGAATATCAATGGTGTTTATTACCCCTAAATAATCATAATATGCTTCTTTTTCTCCAGAAATCACTCTAAATTCAAGTCCTGTCTCTTTCTTAACTGTTTTAAGAAATTCGTACCTATTTTTTGCCCTACGTACAGCAGCTGTAGTTATGCAATGAACTTCATCTACGCTGTGTGACTGAATCAACTTTTTGAATAATTTTAATGTGTGTATAGTTCTATTAATTGGCTCTGATTTTAAAGTAAGCTCTTTGCCCATTCCTTCACTTAATCTCACCATTTCCTTTGCTTGGTCCAACATAATATATGAACCATCATTATTTATCCTCATAATAATAACTCGTATAGAATTTGAACCTAAGTCAATTATAGCTAATTTCCTACACATATAATTTTCCTTTCTAGATATTATTTTTTTATTGGTTTAAAAATAAAGTCCATTTTATCTTCATTATAATTTTCTACTTCTTGCATTGCAAGTTTACAGAAAAATTCTTGTGAATTCAAATTAAACTTGCCCATTTTATCCGCTCTTATATAATATCCATCGGATTGAAGTATTCTAGCCTTCGATGTATCATTTAACATTATTTTTAATGACGATATAATTGTTCTTTTTACATTTAAGTCTTCA
This genomic window from Caldisalinibacter kiritimatiensis contains:
- a CDS encoding DUF5685 family protein, with product MKVVFGYVTPHKAELKVKEYNLFKGYYCGLCKALGKEFNQLVRFGLNYDITFLGLLLSSLDERKETIRPENCIAAPFKKKPIVQPNKYIEYAANISVILFYFKLLDDWKDEKSLKALVASTAYLLPVYKAKKVYKDKYISIKSDLKRLTELEKKKCKSIDESADAFARLMGTIAVPNFIKDEKTSRVLNWLGYNLGRWIYILDAFNDIEKDIKKNNYNPILLQYNYKNNESVGQFINRVKEPIEFTLTFTLDNIAKSYELLDVKRNRSIIENIIYMGTRHKMQQILYKGVVKNEKSI
- the ppx gene encoding exopolyphosphatase; its protein translation is MCRKLAIIDLGSNSIRVIIMRINNDGSYIMLDQAKEMVRLSEGMGKELTLKSEPINRTIHTLKLFKKLIQSHSVDEVHCITTAAVRRAKNRYEFLKTVKKETGLEFRVISGEKEAYYDYLGVINTIDIQDCIMIDVGGASTEIAWIENRLIKEVISLPFGAVILTEDFLDKDIITKDMIKNLENYILEEFNNIKWLKKAKGLPIIGVGGTIRTIAKVDKKKIKFPLVSLHNYKMNIEEVSEVYKKVTSTKLKDRKKIPGVSKDRADIIAGGIAPVKCLIEYLESENLIISGNGLREGIFFENYLKDREYKIVDDVLINSVENILKRYDTNLKHSYHVQKLALSLFDQTKELHALGENERKLLAVGALLHDIGMFVDYYNHHKHGFYLTLNSRPYGLENRELVICAYLVAMHRDKSFKESWRNYKMLIDKEDYNLIKKLSIFIKMAEKLDRSEYGNIKNIDCSIDKKAVNIKLNSTYDPELEIVSVMKFEKDFKKLFGKKMNIYRAS